One genomic window of Methanosarcina acetivorans C2A includes the following:
- the glgX gene encoding glycogen debranching protein GlgX has translation MKTRSYKIEKGYPHPPGATCDEEGVNFSIYSEHADYVELLLFDKHDDLEPVLVLSTNRVEELTRPGKVESLVEASKEIGTSKEIGTSKEIKTSQKIETAETPGIALNKTFHFWHVYIRGLKPGVHYAYRIGGPFDPSGGYRFDGGKVLIDPYSRGNNKTLWDREKASVPGDNLSTSMRSVVIDPSRYRWENNSHITAEKVYEMPGKWEDLFGKSRLQELNETIIYELHVGGFTRSPSSGVKTPGTFSGIIEKIPYLKELGITAVELMPVFDFDDTISPEGKRHYWGYDPICFFAPHSGYCKNPERGDHTKEFRDMVKALHKAGIEVILDVVFNHTAEGDHLGPVFSFKGIDNSIYYHLEPDRQYYSNYSGCGNTVNCNHPISQKLIVDSLKYWTEEMHVDGFRFDQGSILSLDTDGKVMKYPPVIWQIELDDSLGYIKVIAEAWDAAALNQVGYFPGPRWAEWNGYYRDEIRRFVRGDPGLVGRVASRIAGSPDLYQSESRLPINSVNFVTCHDGFTLNDLVSYNYKHNEANGENNRDGTDNNLSWNCGVEGETEDPEIEALRERQIKNFASILLLSIGVPMISMGDEVRRTQKGNNNAYCQDNGTGWFDWNLVGRNRDMFRFWKLMIDFRKRHTTILRPRYFTGKENERGLKDISWYGCKLNSPGWDDPYARALSFTMGEPGDEEDIHVMMNMYWEPLEFEIPGLRERNWHRAVDTFLPPPQDIAGAGEEVQVNGSSCTVQGRSVVVLISK, from the coding sequence TTGAAGACGCGCAGTTACAAAATTGAAAAAGGATACCCTCACCCTCCTGGAGCGACTTGTGACGAAGAAGGAGTTAATTTTTCAATTTATTCTGAACATGCCGATTATGTTGAGCTCCTGCTTTTCGATAAACATGATGATCTGGAGCCTGTACTTGTCCTTTCAACAAATAGAGTCGAAGAACTTACCCGCCCCGGAAAAGTTGAGAGTTTAGTGGAAGCCTCAAAGGAAATTGGGACCTCAAAGGAAATTGGGACCTCAAAGGAAATTAAAACCTCACAGAAAATCGAAACCGCTGAGACTCCAGGTATTGCCCTTAACAAAACTTTCCACTTCTGGCATGTGTACATACGCGGTCTTAAGCCCGGAGTCCACTATGCCTACAGGATAGGCGGCCCTTTTGATCCATCCGGAGGGTATCGTTTTGATGGGGGGAAAGTCCTGATAGATCCTTACTCGCGGGGGAACAATAAAACCCTCTGGGACAGAGAAAAAGCCAGCGTGCCAGGAGACAACCTTTCTACATCCATGCGTAGCGTGGTGATAGATCCCTCCAGGTACAGGTGGGAAAATAACAGTCACATCACGGCGGAAAAAGTATATGAGATGCCCGGAAAATGGGAGGATCTCTTCGGCAAAAGCAGGCTGCAAGAGCTGAACGAGACCATCATCTATGAGCTGCATGTGGGCGGATTCACGAGATCTCCAAGCTCAGGGGTTAAGACTCCAGGTACATTTTCAGGGATTATAGAAAAAATTCCATATCTCAAGGAGCTTGGCATCACTGCGGTAGAGCTGATGCCTGTCTTTGATTTTGATGATACTATAAGCCCGGAGGGGAAAAGGCACTACTGGGGATATGATCCTATATGTTTTTTTGCTCCTCACAGCGGCTATTGCAAAAACCCTGAACGCGGAGACCATACGAAAGAATTCCGGGATATGGTCAAAGCCCTGCACAAAGCCGGAATAGAGGTAATCCTTGATGTGGTTTTCAACCATACCGCTGAAGGGGACCATCTGGGTCCGGTTTTTTCTTTCAAAGGTATAGACAACAGCATTTACTATCATCTGGAGCCTGACAGGCAATATTACAGCAATTACTCGGGGTGTGGAAACACTGTAAACTGCAACCATCCGATTTCCCAGAAGCTGATCGTAGACAGCCTGAAATACTGGACAGAAGAAATGCATGTTGATGGTTTTCGTTTTGACCAGGGCTCTATTCTTTCACTTGATACCGATGGAAAAGTTATGAAATATCCCCCTGTGATATGGCAGATTGAACTGGACGATTCCCTCGGATACATAAAGGTGATTGCGGAAGCCTGGGACGCGGCTGCACTCAACCAGGTCGGATACTTCCCGGGACCCAGGTGGGCGGAATGGAACGGTTATTATCGGGACGAGATCCGCCGCTTTGTCCGAGGAGACCCCGGGCTTGTAGGGAGGGTTGCAAGCCGGATTGCCGGGAGCCCCGATCTCTACCAGTCCGAATCAAGGCTTCCGATCAATAGTGTTAATTTTGTGACCTGCCACGATGGGTTTACACTTAACGACCTTGTTTCTTACAATTACAAACACAACGAGGCTAATGGGGAAAATAATAGGGATGGGACTGATAACAACCTGAGCTGGAACTGTGGGGTTGAAGGAGAGACCGAAGACCCGGAGATCGAAGCTTTGCGGGAACGGCAGATCAAAAATTTCGCCTCTATCCTTCTGCTTTCCATAGGGGTTCCGATGATTTCCATGGGGGATGAAGTCAGGCGGACCCAAAAAGGCAACAACAACGCTTACTGCCAGGACAATGGGACCGGCTGGTTTGACTGGAACCTTGTGGGAAGAAATCGGGATATGTTCCGCTTCTGGAAACTGATGATCGATTTTCGGAAACGCCATACCACTATTCTTCGCCCCCGTTACTTTACGGGTAAGGAAAACGAGCGGGGGCTAAAAGATATTTCCTGGTACGGCTGCAAGCTCAACAGTCCGGGCTGGGACGACCCTTATGCCCGAGCCCTTTCCTTTACCATGGGAGAACCCGGTGATGAAGAAGACATCCATGTTATGATGAATATGTACTGGGAACCTCTGGAGTTCGAGATTCCAGGACTCAGAGAGCGAAACTGGCACAGGGCAGTCGACACCTTCCTGCCTCCTCCTCAGGATATTGCCGGAGCCGGAGAAGAAGTCCAGGTAAATGGAAGCAGCTGCACTGTTCAGGGAAGAAGTGTAGTTGTGCTGATTTCAAAATGA
- a CDS encoding alpha/beta hydrolase family protein, with protein MLLTTGMVAVSDAESNKNATGAVFPDSEFNFQFLRTIGYAVSGGADINECLDTAYRVKNGDIESWYLEWNRTAGRLETTGDEFLARSNNVSARETYLRASNYYRTAGFYLTKNPDDPRIVPTWERSRDCFLKAADLSNNLIRPVRIPFENTTLPGYLCLVDTDGEKRPLLIVQTGYDGTGEELYFQVAKFAVDRGYNVLIFEGPGQGEVIRVQKIPFRYNWESVVTPVTNYALSQSIVDPERIVLMGISFGGYLAPRAVVFEHRIKACIANGGVYDFGGSILQRVSPDIEDILSDENKSKTFDQEILKAMDQSVEIGWAIGNGMYIFGARTPSDYFRMLPPYTLKEVAPQIRCNMLVIETDNDTLIPGQARPLYDALTSPKEFMFFTSEEGAGLHCQTGAVMISSERIFNWLDSVLQQN; from the coding sequence ATGCTGTTGACGACCGGTATGGTAGCCGTTTCGGATGCCGAAAGCAACAAGAATGCTACTGGGGCCGTATTTCCGGACTCGGAGTTCAACTTTCAATTCCTTCGCACAATCGGTTATGCTGTCAGTGGAGGAGCAGACATTAACGAATGCCTGGACACAGCCTACCGCGTAAAGAATGGCGACATCGAAAGCTGGTATCTGGAGTGGAATAGGACTGCCGGCCGGCTGGAGACAACCGGAGATGAATTCCTGGCCCGGAGCAATAATGTAAGCGCCAGAGAGACCTATCTCCGGGCGTCCAACTACTACAGAACAGCAGGTTTCTATCTAACTAAAAACCCGGACGACCCGCGCATCGTTCCCACCTGGGAAAGGAGCAGAGACTGCTTTCTCAAAGCCGCCGACCTGTCGAATAACCTCATCAGGCCTGTCAGGATTCCGTTCGAGAACACTACTTTACCTGGCTACCTTTGTCTTGTAGACACCGATGGAGAGAAAAGGCCTCTGCTGATCGTCCAAACAGGCTATGACGGTACAGGTGAGGAACTTTATTTTCAGGTTGCGAAGTTTGCAGTCGACAGAGGCTACAATGTCCTGATATTCGAGGGACCGGGGCAGGGAGAGGTTATCCGGGTACAGAAGATTCCATTCAGGTATAACTGGGAATCAGTTGTCACTCCTGTCACGAACTATGCCCTGAGCCAGAGCATAGTTGATCCGGAGAGGATCGTCCTCATGGGAATCAGCTTCGGAGGCTACCTGGCTCCAAGAGCCGTGGTCTTCGAGCATCGTATAAAGGCCTGCATTGCCAATGGTGGAGTTTATGACTTCGGGGGCAGCATTCTTCAAAGAGTTTCTCCGGACATCGAGGACATCCTGAGCGATGAAAACAAATCAAAAACCTTTGACCAGGAGATTTTGAAGGCCATGGACCAGAGCGTTGAAATAGGCTGGGCTATAGGCAATGGGATGTATATTTTCGGAGCCAGGACGCCCAGCGATTACTTCCGGATGCTTCCTCCTTATACTCTGAAGGAAGTGGCTCCTCAGATCAGGTGCAACATGCTTGTAATCGAAACGGATAACGATACACTCATTCCAGGTCAGGCAAGGCCTCTCTATGATGCGCTGACATCTCCCAAGGAGTTCATGTTTTTTACGTCTGAAGAGGGTGCAGGACTTCATTGTCAGACGGGCGCTGTGATGATATCCAGCGAGAGGATATTCAACTGGCTGGATTCTGTGCTACAGCAAAATTAG
- a CDS encoding M13 family metallopeptidase produces MERKGVIYLFAFCISLINTVTPVSSGSSEMSMGNTSTSGHEKAFDPGNMNLSVKPGDDFYEYAEGAWIKSRPVPADKSRYGEFEIVKDRTSDSVKKIVEDAASNTSAPEGSLEQKIGEFYRVGMDNSTLEKQRLDPIKAEMRMIDDISSTSDVQAVSTQMMDYGMDPFFSMYASPDKKNSKVMIATLTQGGLGLPDRDFYLRQDSESIRIREQYLTHVTRMFVFLGDNPETAENNARTVMRIETRLANASFNNVDDNDEVKTYNRMSLEELQVFAPGMNWSCLFSVLGRPDVAEVNVRNPSYFKELSIALQEESTADWKTFLRWKLISATSPYLSSDLEKEHFDFYERKLNGQKEMEPRWKRVLNAENRAIGEAIGRVYVDRYFDPGSRARMQELVSNLKKAFRERIQSLTWMEPETKKEALMKLESLDVQVGYPDEWLNYSELEVKNDSYVMNVLRASKFRFHHGPNGLDRIGKPVDRKLWEMNPQETNAYADCNKVIIVFPAGILQPPFFNEEADDAVNYGAIGSIIGHEMTHHFDSQGRKFDASGNLADWWTPEDADNFNRSTEVLVDEYNKFEVLPGLHVNGNLTLQENIADFGGLTIAYHAYKLSSKEEPEMVDGFTGDQRFFLSFAQIWRESDTDDSLRTRALTDTHSPARFRVNGAVFNMPEFYRAFPSVKPADKLYRPESERPVIW; encoded by the coding sequence ATGGAAAGAAAGGGAGTAATATATCTATTCGCTTTTTGCATTTCACTTATCAACACTGTAACCCCTGTATCTTCTGGTTCTTCCGAAATGTCGATGGGTAACACGAGCACCTCGGGACATGAGAAAGCCTTCGACCCCGGGAACATGAACCTCTCAGTAAAACCCGGAGACGATTTCTATGAATATGCTGAGGGAGCCTGGATAAAAAGCCGCCCTGTGCCTGCGGACAAATCCCGATACGGAGAGTTCGAGATAGTAAAGGACAGGACATCCGACAGCGTCAAAAAAATAGTGGAAGACGCAGCCAGCAACACTTCTGCCCCTGAGGGAAGCCTCGAGCAGAAGATCGGCGAGTTCTACCGCGTGGGAATGGATAACTCCACCCTGGAAAAGCAGCGTCTGGACCCCATCAAAGCCGAGATGCGGATGATAGACGATATCTCCAGCACTTCCGATGTCCAGGCCGTTTCGACGCAAATGATGGATTATGGCATGGATCCCTTCTTCTCCATGTACGCCTCACCCGACAAGAAGAACAGCAAGGTCATGATTGCCACCCTCACTCAGGGGGGGCTGGGCCTTCCGGATAGGGATTTCTATCTCAGGCAGGACAGCGAATCTATCAGGATCAGAGAGCAGTACCTGACCCACGTTACCAGGATGTTCGTCTTCCTGGGCGATAACCCGGAGACCGCTGAAAATAATGCCAGAACCGTGATGAGGATAGAGACCAGGCTTGCCAATGCATCCTTTAACAATGTGGACGACAACGATGAAGTCAAAACGTATAACAGGATGAGCCTTGAGGAGCTTCAGGTCTTCGCCCCAGGCATGAACTGGTCCTGTCTCTTCAGCGTCCTGGGCCGCCCGGACGTAGCCGAGGTCAATGTCAGAAATCCGTCTTACTTCAAGGAACTGAGTATAGCCCTTCAGGAAGAGAGCACAGCTGACTGGAAGACCTTCCTGCGCTGGAAGCTGATCTCAGCTACGTCTCCCTATCTCAGCTCCGACCTTGAGAAGGAGCACTTTGACTTCTATGAGAGAAAGCTTAACGGCCAGAAGGAGATGGAGCCCCGCTGGAAGAGGGTTCTCAATGCGGAAAACAGAGCCATAGGCGAAGCCATAGGCCGTGTCTATGTGGACAGATATTTCGACCCGGGATCCAGGGCCAGGATGCAGGAGCTGGTATCCAACCTGAAGAAGGCCTTTAGGGAAAGAATTCAAAGCCTTACATGGATGGAGCCTGAAACAAAGAAGGAAGCCCTGATGAAGCTTGAGTCCCTGGATGTCCAGGTAGGCTACCCCGACGAATGGCTGAATTATTCGGAACTCGAAGTGAAAAACGATTCATATGTCATGAACGTCCTCAGAGCCTCCAAATTCCGGTTTCACCACGGTCCCAACGGCCTGGACAGGATAGGTAAGCCCGTAGACCGCAAGCTCTGGGAGATGAACCCCCAGGAGACCAACGCCTATGCAGACTGTAATAAGGTCATCATAGTCTTCCCTGCAGGCATTCTTCAGCCTCCCTTCTTCAACGAGGAAGCCGATGACGCAGTCAACTACGGTGCCATAGGCTCCATCATAGGACACGAGATGACGCACCACTTCGACAGCCAAGGCAGGAAGTTCGATGCCAGCGGAAATCTGGCGGACTGGTGGACGCCAGAGGACGCCGATAACTTCAACAGGAGCACGGAGGTCTTGGTGGACGAGTACAACAAATTCGAGGTGCTGCCCGGGCTGCACGTCAACGGCAATCTGACCCTCCAGGAGAACATAGCAGATTTCGGTGGCCTGACCATTGCCTACCACGCCTATAAGCTTTCATCGAAAGAGGAGCCGGAGATGGTCGACGGTTTCACCGGAGATCAGAGGTTCTTCTTAAGCTTCGCCCAGATATGGAGGGAATCGGACACAGACGACTCCCTGAGGACGCGAGCGCTGACCGATACCCACTCGCCCGCTAGGTTCAGGGTAAACGGTGCGGTCTTCAACATGCCTGAGTTCTACAGGGCATTCCCGAGCGTAAAGCCAGCGGATAAACTCTACAGGCCAGAGAGTGAGAGACCGGTTATCTGGTAG